The following coding sequences are from one Labrys wisconsinensis window:
- a CDS encoding LysE family translocator has product MTYAENLWLFLALLFGIIIVPGMDMLFVLANALTGGRRAGLTATAGIMLGGAVHTLFGAVGVGVLLHWIPSLFTLMLFAGAAYMAWIGLTLIRSAIEVGAVGASTTRSAAVAFRQGAVTCLINPKAYLFVAAVYPQFIKPQYGALWSQALVMGMMTVAMQLCIYGGLALAAGRSRDLLVSNPRATRSIGRAAGVLFVVVAALTAWHGWRG; this is encoded by the coding sequence ATGACCTATGCTGAGAATCTCTGGCTTTTCCTGGCCCTCCTGTTCGGCATCATCATCGTGCCGGGCATGGACATGCTGTTCGTCCTCGCCAATGCCCTCACCGGCGGGCGCCGCGCCGGGTTGACGGCCACGGCCGGGATCATGCTCGGCGGGGCGGTGCACACGCTGTTCGGCGCGGTCGGGGTCGGCGTGCTGCTGCACTGGATCCCGTCCCTGTTCACGCTGATGCTGTTCGCCGGCGCCGCCTACATGGCCTGGATCGGCCTGACCCTGATCCGCAGCGCCATCGAGGTCGGTGCCGTGGGCGCCTCGACGACACGCTCGGCCGCGGTCGCCTTCCGCCAGGGGGCGGTGACTTGCCTCATCAATCCCAAGGCCTATCTCTTCGTGGCGGCGGTCTATCCGCAATTCATCAAGCCCCAGTACGGCGCCCTCTGGTCCCAGGCGCTCGTCATGGGCATGATGACCGTGGCGATGCAGCTATGCATCTATGGCGGGCTGGCGCTCGCCGCCGGCAGGAGCCGCGACCTTCTCGTGTCGAACCCGCGCGCCACCCGTTCCATCGGCCGGGCCGCGGGCGTGCTGTTCGTCGTGGTCGCGGCGCTGACGGCCTGGCACGGCTGGCGCGGCTAA